DNA from Tripterygium wilfordii isolate XIE 37 chromosome 4, ASM1340144v1, whole genome shotgun sequence:
ATagataatgggttgaatgaaggcattttgaaaaactaaaaagtgacatattcagaaattaatttatgacatacatgatttgaattatctaagattgcacccataatcaatcatataattcgttaacaatcaaaacactttagcatgaaatttcctatctcgatgggagaataaattccatgcaatttagttcacattaaTTTTCATTATCAAGACAACACGCCctgtcaaatgtaaatttaattagtcaacttgctttggtcctataaataatggtattgatttcgatgggaaatatttccataatttatagttaagtgtataaccatcacttgatcataatctcaccatcttcataacatttattccgatggggaaataattttataataagtGACTACtcattatgactatcaagaaaactaataatatGAGATATCTGTAATCGAAAATTTCCGATAAGGAGGAAGGTCTAAGCCAACAcgtattttcaattacatctctattatattttcttaccaataatccaaacttaaaaaaatatttccgtaattccaaaactcctggaattgagataacttaaaaaatgcattgaccggaatttacgcattttggtatcaccacccaaaaccgagattcgttacggattttctccatgaagtgaaaccgttatcGCAGCACCATATGTTTTCAATTTAACGAttaacaaatctagcaaccaggTCGTTCCCAGGAAAGAGGGCGCTTTCTGAAAAACGGCGAGCAATTAAGTAACCTCAATCCTTGACAGAACTTTCGagacattgcattgttaatcttaaattagaatacttaaatgcatggGTCGGAATAACACACTTTGGTTCTGaaaaagaatcttaagttaaaaacggatttttcccaaaataataccgtagtcacatttaatatctcaactttccaaattttattattacatatttttctttgaaccaatgatggagaccgtagggtgatgtgtaacccttctcccacttaatatttatttttttgggtgattagtattttattttccatgtttagataacatccataaataaataggaatcctaatctagcatgacatttaattacaatcatacatgcaattaaaataagagacatagttaaaataggaaaccaaatcaatcaagagtcatagctatcatggtcttcaatcaagccCGAATCTCAACTTGATTAGGAATCCCCGTTTGGAAACTGCTCGAAATACTGCTGCCCGTACTGCCCGAACTGCCCCTCGCCCGCTGCCCAATCTGCCCTCTGCCGCCCACATCTGTCCTTCAGCTTCCGGCGGTGACCGCCGGCTGTCGGATGCTTTATAGCAGCTGCTGCCAGCACTTGCTGCCAGCGCTTGCTGCCTGCGCTGGCAGCAGCTGCCTGTGATGGCAGCAGTAGCAGGCAGCGGCAGCAAGGCTGCCGGTGTCCTTCGtctcttcgtttcttcatctgcttttacaaaaaaaatcctaacctccttcaaaccggagttcacaatctaaaaattcaatttacaaaaattccttctcctttattcggagtgaacaattctaaaatcataattaaaaaaaaactagaccatgatagccagaatttcagcctgcaaaaacaagttagcaataacaccgaaaaacatagattatgctaacaaattaaatttgataaatttttgaatttgtttagcatcgattacgtatctatgaccggcttcgataccaattgttggtaACATGCAACttgcggaagcgtataaggacctcatagacataaatgatagttagacaagtttcaaaaatttcttatcaaatactaatcaccatagcacaaaccatatatcaattaattgcaagaagattatataccttgagatctctctgatttgatctctaataatcaggaacgaatgatggagtcagcgagtttgatactaagctcaaccctgcggatcttccaccgtatgcaccaattctcaaacttggattgagagggtggtctcttttctccaagaacctgaagaacacaaaccaaaactagtggaaacgattagagagtagagaggccaactggtgtctcaaaacttgttgtaacaaaacacacactatgtgtgtgtTTATAGGGTTCGGCCatacctagggttttctccctaggtgggccggcccctaagcctaagcctctccctctcctaattccggtctgttttggttttcctgtatcttctagtattgggcttctgggctacagtggggatcaactaggaaaaataaaacatgggcttcctatgaatttaattatcaacccaaacccatggacataattataattcataaattataatatattccactaaaatattataattgcactccccgttttatctcaaattaaatctgagccttttgttatacttgttcataaattcttCACGTtaagatacccgtcaattaaatatgccactgacatataatatttaattgacatctttaaatatttccttgatcttaccgcttaacttatttgaatgtgtcggattaattaaaatccacctgcagggttttgacacaatctcaaatcctataagcattctcaagagggtatcatcaatccataattgggcatgaattttattaacagattattttccatcgtacaattaatgcggtgacccaactcacttgatgtttgttggcctgtacaaaaagacctcacccttttgtaaatcaaagtcccgtacattaaatgcacatgtaccaataatctttaataaattaagaatatgaacaattctataacgtctgtatgagtgtacaattttccatatagtcagactaggaaaattgactcacacgtagtcctaatcaatacactccaagtgtactggtatagttagttcaagctttgccactctccgtaaccaagataggtatactgaaatactataccacaaccaagccgacggtttgtccaattccatcttagctgtgatcgcttacttatattcgataggaacttatgaattgatcttccgtgtgcaagcttagactctacacaccaattcatataccatatagaataaaagacactgatgccaatatgtcttttctcattttaaatgttaaatatattttattcaaataaataaatcgagtttgaatattacataaaataatggcttTTAGCATAATAGTCCTATCAAAACTGAACTTACATTTGTTGAAATTTGACCTTGTAACTGATTGTGGGATCTGTCCATCAAAGAAAGATTTGGATTGGGATGAGATGAACATGGAAACAAGCCCACAAAGGAGTTATCTCTCATCGAAATCTCCTCCAATCTTGTGTTATTTTCAAACAACTCTAGCGCAACACTCCACCAAAGTTGTTACCAGAGAGATCAATGAATCTCAAGTCGTACTGGTAGTAGAGGAAATTTGGAAGGTTTGCCTTATATTTCTTTGGTGTAGCACTTGGCAAACTCAACACTTGAAGCTGGAATTTTGGAGTCCAAGTTTGAAAGACACTTTCTACTATTAAGACATATTCCTAGCAGAGTAAACGCTTAAGTGTTATATCCGAGTGAGAGAGTGTCGATGGACAGTAGATTGGATATGGGAGTGGAGGCAATGTTGCCGTTGAGTTGATTATGGGAGATATCCAAGTACCTAAAAGATGACAGGTTAGCCAAACATTGTGGAAGTGTCCCCTCAAGTGAATTATAATGGAGATAAAGCTCCCGTTAAGTTTTTCAATTGGCACAAGCCTGCAAAGTAAATTATTTCAAACTTATATAATTTACAGAGCTACCTGTGGATAATaatgagaaaaacaaacaacagTGGTTTTTTAAGTGAAAATCAATATATAACCTTGCCCTGGTACGGTATTTCCAAGCCCATCGCACATCGGGGCGCTTAGAATTTTCAGTGAACCCAATGGTCCAATGCTTGAGAGTAAGTCTTGATAGAGAATAGAACCATCCAAGATCAACTCTTCCACTGTGCTTAAATTACCGAATGCTATAACATGAAGCAGAAATTATGTAACATTTGACATAACAAATACAAAAATGCACATACCTTGAGGGATTGTTGTTTGATTGAGATTATTAGATTGATGAGAACTCCCCTAATGATTGTAACACAATGCTTCCGTAGGATCCGAGGTTGTTTAGTCGAAGGATCTTAAGCTTGTCCAGAGTTATTGTACCTATAATTTTGAATCCAAAAAATGTTAAATCCTTTTAGTTTATGCTCTAACAAGTTTAATGGTTTTGCTTAAAAGCTTCATAGTGACTCGGTGTCAAAATGTGTTGCTAATATAATATGATTGATGCGGTGGGCTTATAAGTAAGGCCCGTTTGGTAGTGAAGGTTCGTTAAGGCCCGAGCCCATGACAGTTAGCTTGGATATTTTGGTGAACTTTTGTTcttagtttcttctttcttagtTCGAGTTCTCTACCCTCACCACAAGTGCTCGATCGATGTTTGGGGTCCTCCCCGTTGGTTTGTAATTCTCTTCCTATCTTGTTTTGTTTGTGTAAGCACCCTTGTATTGTACATGTATTAGGAACCATGGAAAGGTTAGTGTTTGCTGGAGATTAATTATATGTGGGTTTTGGTTTAACTATGATATATTTGTCTCCATTTTGGTGCTTGGGCGTGGTGTGTAGTGTATGAAACTTTGAGCTATCAATGATTTGTGTATTAGTCTTGCTGTTAGTTTTATTGAAGATGCACAGAAGGTGTTCGATTAATGGTCTGAGCTATTAATCTGcatcagtttggtatcggagacAAGGATGAGCACTTGGGATGCCCGTGCTTACGATCCAGAGGCTGGAGTAGGCATGATGAGTGGGGGTCTGATCGACTAAGGCACAATCACATTCATGACAAGAGCACTGAGTGATACGAGCGACACTATAATCAAATTTGGTACAATCTATCTCCTAACATGTGAGCTGAGTTGTACAAACAACACAATGATCATCCTCAGTCTAATTTTGAGCGAGTTTGTTGGCATGAACATCAAGACATCGGGTATGATAGATCTTGCAAAATGGGCGCTAACAATTATGCCCGTGGTGATGGCATCAAGGTAGCATAATGAACCCGTATGATGGGGCTTCGGCTTCACGACGATAGAGCTGATTGCTATGCTCAACTTTGTGAAGAACGAACTAGCAAGAACGAACAACGGTATGTTGATTTTGGAAAAAATTGGTTTAAACTACCCCAAGGTAACAATGCAATTCCTGAGAACACTCAGGCGCATGATCAAGGACGAAGCTAGACTATTGCTTGGGGGTCAATTGACCCCCCTtggaaaactcaaaaaaaaaatctaatagaCATATACACAAGGACGAAGCTAGACTATTGCTTGGGGGGTCAATTGACCCCCCCtggaaaagtcaaaaaaaaaacctaatatacatctacatatacatatatatatatatatatatatatatatatatatatatatatgtagtctaAATATGATTATTGTGACTAATATGGGCCTTTAGAGTTGATCAATTTATGTGTTTCAGTGTTTAAGTAAAAGCCCAAATGAATAAGTTATGAATTCATGTGTTTAAAACTATGGGCCTTAATTAGGTCAAGTAGAAGTCAAAAGTCCAACTTAAATGTTAAACTACAAGCCcaattgaagttggaaaaaaggCCAGTTAAGAGTCACTTAAGACTCCATAGACTGATAGACGTGCAGGCGGTGCAGCCGAGCATATAGACTTGAATATGTGATAATTGGAGGCTTGGAGGCTTGGAGCTGTTGTGTAGTTGATGGGAAAGTGACTCCAAAAATACAGTCTCTAATTAAAATACTTCTCAAGTATCAGTACGAGGAGGACTTCCGTGCAATCATCTTCGTTGAGCGTGTTGTTGACTTGTTGCTGGCTTGCTGCTCTAGTTCTTGAGTGCAGACGAGAACTGAGAACACCACCCAGACGAGAACACAACTACACAAGTGGTGAGTGAGTCGTATCATGTGCCAACTAGCCTTGTAAAGTAGGAATCACTCTATTTCTTGTTCAATTTTGTGCTTATTGATTCATATGATTATTAGGGCTCAATTAAAGATCAAGCAATTTGctcaaagcctcaaattggGTCATTCTTTTGGTAAGTCTTTGATTCATTTATTGTATTTGGTTAAAATTTCAATAGTTCttaattatttgaattttgacaTGTAACTTGTTAAGTTGTAATTTTAGAAAATCGTGTTCTTGAATCTTGATAGTTGTCTAGTTGAATGGTAATTGATTATTTGGTTTATTGGTTACACCCTTGTGAAAATTGGAACATATATActagaattcagaatttttagTAAAGATTTGACTTCACAGTTCACACAAATGACACAATGCTATATTGTAATATTGTATTATGGATAATTGTATTCAGTTTGTAGGATTGTTGATAAttatggataagtttttcaaaaGAAAGTCTATAGCGGGTGATTCTTCTCAATCTCATGCTCAAGACAAGTCCGCAATGAAGCAAAGTCGTGTGGAGATTGATTTAATAAATCTTCCTAGGGATCCAGGGCATCGACTTCCAATATGGAGTTATAATGCTAATGACAGAGAGCAAGTTCGAAGAGCATACCTTTTGAAGGACCCTACTCAACCTGAAAGTCATGATTTTCCACAAACAGAATTTGTGAATGTCTTAAGGAGGTTCAAGGCAGAGTGGTTTAAGGAATATAATGGTTGGCTAGAGTACAGCGTAGCAAAAGATGCTGCCTATTGCCTCTATTGCTATCTTTTTCGACCGCAAACTTTAAAGGGTGGCGGTGATTCATTCGTTGGTGAGGGATTCATaaattggaagaagaaaatgaagcttAAAGAACATGTTGGGAAACATAATAGTGCGCATAATCAAGCGAAGATGAAATGTCAAAATCTAATGAATCAGAATCTTACTGGAAGAATTGATGCGATGTTCACTGGAAAGTCAAATCAAGATAAAATTGATTATAGAGTTCGCTTGATTGCAGCTGTTGACTGTGTTCGGTTCCTTTTACGACAAGGGCTGGCATTATGAGGGAATGATGAATCTGAATGGTCAATGAATAGAGGAAACTATTTGGAGCTTTTTCATTGGCTTGCTGCACATAATGAAGACATAAACAAGGTTTCACTTAAAAATGCTCCTAATAATTCTCAGTTGGTTTCTTCTGATATTCAGAAGGATATTTGCATTGCAGCTGCAACTGAGGTCACTAATGCTATTATCAGGGATATCGGCAATGCAACTTTTACTATTTTGATTGATGAATCTAGAGATGTATCGACCAAGGAGCAGATGGCAATTTCTTTGAGATATGTTGATAAAAAAGGGGATATAATTGAGCGTTTTATTGGGGTTGTACATGTCGCCAATACCACTTCTGCTGTACTTAAAGATgccattgatcaaatggttgctCTTCATAAATTAAGTTTATCAAGTTTGCGTGGTCAAGGTTATGACGGAGCAAGTAATATGCAAGGAAAGTATAAGGGGTTGAAAGCACTAATTTTAGAAGAGAATCCATGTGCTTTTTATGTTCATTGTTTTGCTCATCAACTTCAATTGGCTCTTGTTGATGTCGCAAAAAATCACTTCCAagttaaatttctttttgaaattacTTTGAAGATCATGAATATTGTAGGAGCATCTTGTAAAAGGCAAGAGATACTTAGAGCTAAACAACATGACAAAGTTATTGAAGCACTCAAGAAAGGAGAGATAATTAGCGGAAGAGGCTTGAATCAAGAAATTAATTTGCAAAGGCCAGGTGATACTCGATGGAGCTCATATTATAATACTTTGCTTAGGCTTATATCCATGTTTTCTTCTGTTGTTGAAGTACTTGAAGTCATTATGGTTGATGGTGTTAGTTCGGAACAAACTGTTGAAGCATGCATGTTGTTGGAGGCAATACAGACATTTGATTTTGTGTTTACAATGCATTTAATGAAGAGTACCTTGGCCATTACTAATGAGTTATCACTTGCATTACAAAAGAAAGAGCAGGAGATCGAGAATGCCATGCGGTTAGTGTAAATATCAAAGCAACGCTTGAATTTGATGAGAGAAGATCATGGATGGGATTCTTTATTGGAGAAAGTTTCATCTTTTTGTTCCACACATGATATTGTTGTTCCAAACATGGATGATAAGCATGTGGCTCGTGGTCGTCCAAGAAGAGGAGTTgaagaaagaacaaataaacaTCATTTTCGTTTTGAGTTGTTCAACACTGTTATAGATAGGCAAGTTATGGAGTTAAACAATCGTTTTTCAGAGGCAAATACTGAGTTACTTCTGTGTGTAGGATGTCTTAATCCAAGTGATGGTTTCTCTGCTTTCAACAAGGAAATGCTTATGCAGTTTGCTCGAATGTATCCAAAAGAGTTTTCTGGTTATGATCTTGATGTGCTTGAGGATCAACTTGACACATATATTTTTGAAGTTCGAAATAATTCTGAATTCTCATCAGTAGAGGGAATAGCTGGCCTTGCAAATAAAATGGTGCAAACACGAAAACATACGATATACCCATTGGTCTATATGTTGATTACTTTGGCATTGACTCTTCCAGTCTCAACTACAAGCGTAGAGAGAGCATTTCTACAATGAAAATTATCAAGAATCGGATGCGTAGCCGTGTTGGAGATGAGTGGCTTAATGCTTTTTTGGTCGCATATATTGAGAAAGATATTTTAGATGGGATTGATAATGAAACTATCATTCAACGGTTTCAGACAATGAGACCACGCCGAGTGCAACTGTAACCAggtataatttttttcaatttttatttcaattatgaTTG
Protein-coding regions in this window:
- the LOC119996957 gene encoding zinc finger MYM-type protein 1-like codes for the protein MNRGNYLELFHWLAAHNEDINKVSLKNAPNNSQLVSSDIQKDICIAAATEVTNAIIRDIGNATFTILIDESRDVSTKEQMAISLRYVDKKGDIIERFIGVVHVANTTSAVLKDAIDQMVALHKLSLSSLRGQGYDGASNMQGKYKGLKALILEENPCAFYVHCFAHQLQLALVDVAKNHFQVKFLFEITLKIMNIVGASCKRQEILRAKQHDKVIEALKKGEIISGRGLNQEINLQRPGDTRWSSYYNTLLRLISMFSSVVEVLEVIMVDGVSSEQTVEACMLLEAIQTFDFVFTMHLMKSTLAITNELSLALQKKEQEIENAMRLV